A window from Kluyveromyces lactis strain NRRL Y-1140 chromosome E complete sequence encodes these proteins:
- the YOP1 gene encoding Yop1p (similar to uniprot|Q12402 Saccharomyces cerevisiae YPR028W YOP1 Protein that regulates vesicular traffic in stressed cells either to facilitate membrane turnover or to decrease unnecessary secretion) has translation MADYLKLFQDSLKGLDTKFAGNQILSRIEAQTKLPRSYVIVGLVAVYFLLIFINVGGIGEILSNFVGFCIPTYYSLKALKTATSTDDTQLLTYWIVFSFLSVIEFWSKAILYWVPFYWFFKTVFLLYIAIPSFGGAQLVYTRLISPFSDKYLPIVEGKSGELAQKVEAAANNAKASGYSR, from the exons ATGGCAGACTATCTgaaattatttcaagattcCTTGAAGGGTTTGGACACT AAATTCGCTGGTAATCAAATTTTGTCTCGTATTGAAGCTCAAACAAAATTGCCAAGATCATATGTTATCGTTGGTCTTGTTGCTGTTTACTTTCTCTTAATTTTTATCAATGTTGGTGGAATTGGTGAGATTTTATCCAACTTTGTTGGATTCTGTATTCCAACATACTATTCTTTGAAAGCATTGAAGACTGCCACATCAACGGATGACACACAATTGTTAACTTATTGGATTgttttttcgtttttgtCTGTGATCGAGTTCTGGTCCAAGGCTATTTTGTACTGGGTTCCATTCTACTGGTTCTTTAAGACTGTTTTCTTACTGTACATTGCCATTCCATCATTCGGCGGTGCCCAACTTGTTTACACGAGGTTGATTTCACCATTCTCTGACAAATACCTACCTATCGTGGAAGGGAAATCGGGAGAACTGGCCCAGAAAGTCGAAGCTGCTGCCAACAACGCTAAGGCTTCTGGATACTCCCGTTAA
- the ATH1 gene encoding alpha,alpha-trehalase ATH1 (similar to uniprot|P48016 Saccharomyces cerevisiae YPR026W ATH1 Vacuolar acid trehalase required for trehalose utilization), producing MLIVPFILFSVAILAPIYFYLTKPLPLQHTHFGSFVCAEDTLFCPESQRKASEKMYSLLKDHENTFYDEEQQILGNLLLSENTFSRQPYVANGYIGSRIPNLGFGYALDTINVWVNDSSIPGALDNGWPLRNQRFAGAFISDFYCLQEKLNSTNFPELDDDGYSTVISTIPQWTDLSILKHTTTGQIEYINPTDVKLDKITNYMQNLSLQDGIVTTTFVYDKQLLVTTKVVAHRKIYPLGVVTLELSLFDNNSDTSADNENEYVELEICDSLNFSTSHRTVLNDYGYDQNNEGIFMVVEPENVPYSNASLFSYFDIPSRDTLTLSKYSDSISQCTTQILKANSTFVAHKYIGIISSEYDNKQPDDNSNGTSNEALKMSNLERATSIVLDNKGNYDSLIQSHKNAWKRIYKDASIEIPSDGLLEMTAKSSIYHLLANTRSHNVSEDRGLPIGVSGLSSDSYGGMVFWDSDLWILPALLPFFPNAARQINNYRNASLHQAKLNAEKYGYDGALYPWTSGRYANCTSTGPCVDYEYHINVDIALSSFAIYMNGDEDDERSEEYLRYTTWPFVENAAKMFAQYVKWNDTMQQYTTHNLTDPDEYANFVDNAAFTNAGIQSVMVWAHDIARHLGIDPDPQWLEIADNIHIPISETNITLEYSGMNSSVEIKQADVVLMIYPLSYITDQSILNNAIKNLYYYSERQSASGPAMTYPVFVAGAASLLNYGSSSQSYLYKSVVPYLRSPFAQFSEQSDDNFLTNGLTQPAFPFLTANGGFLQSILFGLTGLRYSYEVDEDTGKIHRLLKFNPIQLPLLPGGIRINNFKYMGQVLDVLITDTEGIIIHKNGTKEIRIKVPDRTLIPDVDVKYSEETDPIKQILHGRRSVPTGKNYFTIQPGDVFKTPLYIPKKNLEGNLVEAKQITNLTAGVPGDVAVSVIDGNNFTHWQPAYKNLPARLLIDMGNNFTQEIKSGKIIWGSRPAKTFSLSILPQTEEVFKNLTHILSNVNQYCNKTGDECVRDLERTEKGFDAAIEDVFDWYGIDPDSIISTHPELKDMKTKFVKILDHYKVTPSEPYPWRVYNESQIVLLPGNETDFDIDYSKVAEMNPENVDIDFRGNQTDWRKGRFIVLTVHDTYDDDDDEKGATIKEFALFP from the coding sequence ATGTTGATAGTAcctttcattttgttttcagtGGCCATTTTGGCACCAATTTATTTTTACCTGACGAAACCGCTGCCACTGCAGCATACTCATTTTGGTTCATTTGTTTGTGCCGAGGATACTCTTTTCTGTCCAGAATCCCAAAGGAAGGCCTCGGAGAAAATGTATTCATTATTGAAGGACCATGAAAATACTTTCTATGATGAAGAGCAACAAATACTTGGTAATCTTCTACTTTCTGAAAATACTTTCTCAAGGCAACCGTACGTGGCGAATGGTTACATCGGTTCTCGTATCCCAAATCTTGGATTTGGTTATGCCTTGGATACAATAAACGTTTGGGTAAATGATTCTTCTATACCAGGAGCACTAGATAATGGCTGGCCGCTAAGAAATCAACGGTTTGCTGGTGCCTTCATCAGTGATTTCTACTgtcttcaagaaaaattgaactCTACTAATTTCCCAGAGCTAGATGATGACGGTTATTCGACAGTGATATCAACCATACCACAATGGACAGACTTGTCTATATTGAAACATACCACGACAGGGCAGATAGAATATATCAACCCTACCGATGTCAAATTGGATAAAATTACAAATTACATGCAAAATTTGTCTTTGCAAGATGGTATTGTAACTACTACTTTTGTGTATGACAAACAATTGTTGGTAACTACAAAAGTGGTAGCTCACAGAAAAATTTATCCTTTGGGTGTAGTCACTTTGGAGCTTTCCTtatttgataataattCAGACACCTCCGctgataatgaaaatgaataCGTTGAATTAGAAATATGCGATTCCTTGAACTTTTCTACTTCACATCGTACTGTGTTGAACGACTATGGTTATGATCAGAACAATGAGGGTATATTTATGGTTGTAGAACCGGAAAATGTCCCCTATTCGAACGCATCACTATTTTCATACTTTGACATTCCATCAAGGGACACTTTGACGttatcaaaatattcagaTTCTATTAGTCAATGTACAACACAGATTTTAAAAGCGAATTCAACATTCGTAGCTCATAAGTATATCGGTATTATATCATCGGAATATGATAATAAACAACCGGATGATAATTCAAATGGAACAAGCAATGAAGCACTTAAAATGTCCAATTTGGAAAGGGCTACTTCCATCGTTTTAGATAACAAAGGAAACTACGATTCTTTGATACAGTCACACAAAAATGCttggaaaagaatataTAAGGATGCCTCGATTGAAATTCCCAGTGATGGATTATTGGAGATGACAGCAAAATCTTCCATCTACCACTTATTGGCAAATACAAGGTCCCATAATGTATCTGAGGACCGTGGGCTACCAATAGGAGTTTCGGGTTTGTCTAGTGACTCTTACGGAGGAATGGTGTTCTGGGACTCTGATCTTTGGATTCTCCCAGCTCTCTTGCCTTTCTTTCCTAATGCTGCTCGGCAAATCAATAATTATAGGAATGCATCACTGCATCAAGCTAAATTAAATGCTGAAAAATACGGATATGATGGTGCACTGTACCCATGGACATCTGGCAGGTACGCAAATTGCACATCAACTGGACCTTGTGTTGACTATGAATACCATATCAATGTTGATATCGCCTTAAGCTCGTTCGCCATATATATGAATggtgatgaagatgatgaacgatcagaagaatatttgaGGTATACTACGTGGCCATTTGTAGAAAATGCGGCTAAAATGTTTGCACAATACGTGAAATGGAACGATACCATGCAACAGTACACCACTCATAATCTTACGGATCCAGATGAGTACGCTAATTTCGTCGATAACGCTGCTTTCACCAATGCAGGAATACAAAGTGTCATGGTTTGGGCACACGATATTGCTAGACATTTAGGAATCGACCCTGACCCTCAGTGGTTGGAAATTGCAGATAATATTCATATTCCGATATCTGAGACCAATATCACTTTGGAATACAGCGGAATGAATAGCAGCGTCGAGATTAAGCAAGCCGATGTGGTGTTAATGATATATCCCTTAAGTTATATTACAGATCAATCCATTTTGAATAATGCTATCAAGAAtttgtattattattcaGAGCGACAGTCAGCATCGGGGCCAGCTATGACGTATCCAGTATTTGTCGCCGGAGCAGCCAGTTTATTGAATTATGGGAGTTCATCACAAAGCTATCTATACAAGTCCGTTGTTCCTTATTTAAGGTCTCCGTTCGCTCAGTTTAGTGAACAATCAGATGATAATTTCCTAACCAATGGGTTAACTCAACCTGCGTTCCCATTTTTGACTGCAAATGGTGGATTCCTTCAAAGTATTTTATTCGGTTTAACTGGTTTAAGATACTCTtatgaagttgatgaagatacAGGTAAGATTCATCGGTTATTGAAGTTCAATCCCATACAGTTGCCATTACTTCCTGGTGGTATTAGAATTAACAATTTCAAGTACATGGGGCAGGTACTTGACGTTCTTATCACTGATACGGAGGGCATCATTATTCATAAAAATGGGACCAAGGAAATAAGGATTAAGGTTCCGGATAGAACCTTAATTCCAGATGTTGACGTAAAATACTCAGAAGAAACTGATCCCATCAAACAAATTTTGCATGGTAGGAGATCTGTTCCTACTGGCAAGAATTATTTTACCATTCAACCTGGGGACGTTTTCAAGACTCCGTTATATATTCCgaaaaaaaatcttgaGGGAAACCTCGTGGAAGCAAAGCAAATAACTAACCTAACAGCTGGCGTTCCTGGTGATGTTGCTGTTTCGGTTATCGACGGTAATAATTTCACACACTGGCAGCCCGCATATAAAAACTTGCCAGCAAGGCTATTAATCGATATGGGGAATAATTTCACGCAAGAGATCAAGTCAGGCAAGATTATATGGGGTTCGAGGCCTGCAAAGACCTTTTCGTTGTCGATATTGCCACAAACAGAAGAGgtattcaaaaatttgacGCATATATTATCAAACGTCAATCAATATTGCAATAAGACTGGTGATGAATGTGTACGCGATTTGGAACGGACAGAAAAAGGTTTTGATGCAGCGATTGAAGATGTTTTTGACTGGTACGGTATTGATCCAGATAGTATAATCAGTACTCATCCTGAACTTAAAGATATGAAAACTAAATTTGTAAAGATTTTGGATCACTATAAGGTAACACCATCAGAACCATACCCATGGCGAGTATATAATGAGTCCCAAATTGTATTATTGCCTGGAAATGAGACCGATTTCGATATTGATTATTCAAAAGTGGCTGAAATGAATCCCGAAaatgttgatattgatttTCGTGGCAATCAAACTGATTGGAGAAAGGGAAGATTCATAGTTCTAACTGTTCATGACACttatgatgatgacgatgatgaaaaggGAGCGACAATTAAAGAATTTGCATTATTCCCATAA
- the ATP1 gene encoding F1F0 ATP synthase subunit alpha (highly similar to uniprot|P07251 Saccharomyces cerevisiae YBL099W ATP1 Alpha subunit of the F1 sector of mitochondrial F1F0 ATP synthase which is a large evolutionarily conserved enzyme complex required for ATP synthesis) — protein MLSRSAIRSASRSVVAANLVRSMNRVARPALVVAGRRFASAKAQPTEVSSILEERIRGVSEESNLNETGRVLAVGDGIARVFGLNNVQAEELVEFSSGVKGMALNLEPGQVGIVLFGSDRLVKEGEVVKRTGKIVDVGVGPELLGRVVDALGNPIDGKGPINASGRSRAQVKAPGILPRRSVHEPVQTGLKSVDALVPIGRGQRELIIGDRQTGKTAVALDTILNQKRWNNGTDESKKLYCVYVAVGQKRSTVAQLVQTLEQHDALKYSIIVAATASEAAPLQYIAPFTAAAIGEWFRDNGRHALIIYDDLSKQAVAYRQLSLLLRRPPGREAYPGDVFYLHSRLLERAAKMSEKNGGGSLTALPVIETQGGDVSAYIPTNVISITDGQIFLEAELFYKGIRPAINVGLSVSRVGSAAQVKALKQVAGSLKLFLAQYREVAAFAQFGSDLDASTKQTLARGERLTQLLKQNQYSPLAAEEQVPLIYAGVNGYLDNIDISRIAEFETKFLAYLKANHDEIVSAIREKGELSKELLATLKSATESFVATF, from the coding sequence ATGTTGTCCCGTTCTGCTATTCGTTCTGCTTCCAGatctgttgttgctgcCAACTTGGTTAGATCCATGAACAGAGTCGCCAGACCAGCTTTGGTTGTTGCTGGTAGAAGATTTGCTTCTGCTAAGGCTCAACCAACTGAAGTTTCTTCtattttggaagaaagaatcagaGGTGTTTCTGAAGAATCCAACTTGAACGAAACCGGTAGAGTTTTAGCTGTTGGTGATGGTATTGCCAGAGTCTTCGGTTTGAACAACGTTCAAGCTGAAGAATTGGTCGAATTCTCTTCTGGTGTTAAAGGTATGGCCTTAAACTTGGAACCAGGTCAAGTCGGTATTGTGTTGTTCGGTTCCGATAGATTGGTCAAGGAAGGTGAAGTCGTTAAGAGAACTGGTAAGATTGTTGATGTTGGTGTCGGTCCAGAATTGTTGGGTCGTGTTGTCGACGCTTTGGGTAACCCAATTGATGGTAAGGGTCCAATTAACGCTTCTGGTAGATCCAGAGCTCAAGTTAAGGCTCCAGGTATCTTGCCAAGAAGATCCGTTCACGAACCAGTCCAAACTGGTTTGAAGTCCGTCGATGCTTTGGTCCCAATTGGTAGAGGTCAAAGAGAATTGATCATTGGTGACAGACAAACTGGTAAGACCGCTGTCGCTTTGGACACCATCTTGAACCAAAAGAGATGGAACAACGGTACTGATGAATCCAAGAAGTTGTACTGTGTTTACGTCGCTGTTGGTCAAAAGAGATCCACTGTCGCTCAATTGGTCCAAACTTTGGAACAACACGATGCTTTGAAGTACTCCATCATTGTTGCTGCTACTGCTTCTGAAGCCGCTCCATTGCAATACATTGCTCCTTTCACTGCTGCCGCTATCGGTGAATGGTTCAGAGACAACGGTAGACACGCTTTGATCATCTACGACGATTTGTCCAAGCAAGCCGTTGCATACCGTCAATTGTCTCTATTATTGAGACGTCCACCTGGTAGAGAAGCTTACCCTGGTGATGTTTTCTACTTACATTCCAGATTGTTGGAAAGAGCTGCCAAGATGTCTGAAAAGAACGGTGGTGGTTCTTTGACCGCTTTGCCAGTCATTGAAACTCAAGGTGGTGATGTTTCCGCTTATATTCCAACCAACGTTATTTCCATTACCGATGGTCAAATTTTCTTGGAAGCTGAATTGTTCTACAAGGGTATCAGACCAGCTATTAACGTCGGTTTGTCTGTCTCTCGTGTCGGTTCCGCCGCTCAAGTCAAGGCTTTGAAGCAAGTCGCTGGTTCCTTGAAGTTGTTTTTGGCCCAATACAGAGAAGTCGCTGCCTTCGCCCAATTCGGTTCCGATTTGGATGCTTCTACCAAGCAAACCTTGGCTAGAGGTGAAAGATTGACCCAATTGTTGAAGCAAAACCAATACTCTCCATTGGCTGCTGAAGAACAAGTTCCATTGATTTACGCCGGTGTCAACGGTTACTTGGATAACATTGATATTTCCAGAATCGCCGAATTCGAAACCAAGTTCTTGGCTTACTTGAAGGCTAACCACGACGAAATCGTCTCTGCTATCAGAGAAAAGGGTGAATTGAGCAAGGAATTGTTGGCCACCTTGAAGTCTGCTACCGAATCCTTTGTTGCTACTTTCTAa
- the CCL1 gene encoding TFIIH complex kinase subunit CCL1 (similar to uniprot|P37366 Saccharomyces cerevisiae YPR025C CCL1 Cyclin associated with protein kinase Kin28p which is the TFIIH-associated carboxy-terminal domain (CTD) kinase involved in transcription initiation at RNA polymerase II promoters), which yields MLKGSDYSSAVGSSITESRMPNMSAENSTVEPTPVPEPTPTTETKKAESKRITDDDLYRHSSQYRLWSFTKEQLESRRRALNAKVVDKVNEKLQDIISKHNDLSQEELNAINEKAVPVTMEEELKFVNFFAKKVQSFCHSLNLPTEVCATAISFFRRFFLVNSTMEIHPKHILLASIFLACKSENYFIGIEAFAKKTKSQPTTILKYEFDVLESLQFTLLNHHPYRPLHGFFLDIQYILHGKVDLNYMGQIYTNCKRRITETLLTDVVYHYTPPQITLACLLIDDEALTLKYLEVKFGSPPEEQKDSETEGLKTEETPSDTKLPSNLKLQTLTALIRECQAMILNVETLSKEEATKIDAKLHYCQNPMLLVDRMRRQKQQRDSSAELTTEPDSKKLKV from the coding sequence ATGTTAAAAGGAAGTGACTATTCCTCAGCAGTAGGCTCCTCTATTACTGAGTCTCGTATGCCGAACATGTCTGCGGAGAATTCTACGGTAGAACCCACTCCTGTACCTGAACCCACTCCTACAACAGAGACAAAGAAAGCTGAATCTAAGAGAATTACTGATGATGACCTATACAGACACTCATCGCAATATAGATTATGGTCATTTACAAAGGAACAGTTAGAGAGCAGAAGGCGAGCTTTGAATGCCAAAGTCGTAGATAAGGTAAATGAAAAACTACAAGATATCATTTCGAAACACAATGACTTATCTCAGGAAGAGTTGAATGCTATAAATGAAAAGGCGGTGCCAGTAACAATGGAGGAGGAACTGAAGtttgtcaatttttttgCCAAAAAAGTACAATCCTTTTGCCATTCACTAAATTTACCAACGGAGGTATGTGCTACCGCGATATCCTTCTTTAGAAGATTTTTCCTTGTAAATTCAACTATGGAAATACATCCGAAACATATTCTTTTAGCCAGCATATTTTTGGCATGCAAATCAGAGAACTATTTTATAGGTATTGAAGCCTTTGCCAAAAAAACTAAGTCTCAACCCACAACTATTCTTAAGTACGAGTTCGATGTGCTAGAATCGTTACAGTTTACTTTGTTAAATCACCATCCATACAGGCCGTTGCATGGGTTTTTCTTGGATATCCAGTACATTTTACATGGAAAAGTCGATTTAAATTATATGGGCCAGATCTACACAAATTGCAAGAGAAGAATAACCGAAACTCTTCTCACAGATGTAGTATATCATTACACCCCACCGCAAATTACACTTGCATGCTTGTTGATAGATGATGAAGCGTTAACGCTAAAATACTTGGAAGTGAAGTTTGGGAGCCCTCCTGAGGAGCAAAAGGACTCGGAAACGGAAGGCTTGAAAACGGAAGAAACACCATCAGATACCAAATTACCATCTAATTTAAAATTGCAAACTTTAACAGCGCTAATACGAGAGTGTCAGGCGATGATTTTGAACGTTGAAACACTTTCCAAAGAAGAGGCAACTAAAATTGACGCAAAATTGCATTACTGCCAAAATCCAATGCTGCTGGTAGATAGGATGCGCAGACAAAAGCAACAACGTGATAGCTCCGCTGAGCTTACAACGGAACCGGATTCTAAAAAGTTGAAAGTGTAG
- the YME1 gene encoding i-AAA protease YME1 (highly similar to uniprot|P32795 Saccharomyces cerevisiae YPR024W YME1 Mitochondrial inner membrane protease of the AAA family responsible for degradation of unfolded or misfolded mitochondrial gene products mutation causes an elevated rate of mitochondrial turnover) yields the protein MTLPVLIGVSGLCAKNASRVLIRQAPVLTGPILRTLHRKHFLTGSVLQNRLYSDKNQTGKDHNGVTGSQHSEDSKNTVNGATSGAENVQQPKQLNGINSSDIDPANGPVSHAVLATKEQQANKDLSNPSAQAEFYKLLLKSNYPQYVVSRFETPGITSSPECMALYMEALQRIGRHADAESVRQTLLTTAPAGSIPPAVASSGASSAASANGAAAQVTGGVSSGYSGIYNPYMGSKKEPLHVVVTESTFSIVSRWLKWLIVFGAVTYGLTEGFKYITEHSTLFKTNEVADKSVDVAKTNVRFDDVRGCDEARAELEEIVDFLKDPTKYESLGGKLPKGVLLTGPPGTGKTLLARATAGEAGVDFFFMSGSEFDEVYVGVGAKRIRELFAQARARAPAIIFIDELDAIGGKRNPKDQAYAKQTLNQLLVELDGFSQTSGIIIIGATNFPESLDKALTRPGRFDKVVNVDLPDVRGRADILRHHMKKVTVAPDVDPTIIARGTPGLSGAELMNLVNQAAVYACQKNAIAVDMQHFEWAKDKILMGAERKTMVLTEATKRATAYHEAGHALMALYTAGATPLYKATILPRGRALGITFQLPEMDKVDITKKECLARLDVCMGGKIAEELIYGKENTTSGCGSDLQNATNTARAMVTQYGMSEQVGPVNLADKWDSWSGKIRDVADNEVLELLKASEDRTRALLAEREKELHRLAQGLMEYETLDSTEIQKVCKGEPINKMKMATTTVVEGPDSDDRKEIGGDKSKIPVLIKA from the coding sequence ATGACGCTTCCGGTGTTGATTGGTGTTTCTGGTTTGTGCGCCAAGAACGCTTCTCGAGTGTTGATTCGTCAAGCCCCTGTCTTGACAGGGCCAATTTTAAGGACTTTGCATAGAAAGCATTTTCTTACAGGCAGCGTGCTACAAAACAGATTATATTCGGACAAGAACCAAACAGGCAAGGATCATAATGGTGTTACAGGTTCTCAGCATTCGGAGGACTCGAAGAACACTGTAAATGGGGCAACAAGTGGTGCAGAAAATGTTCAGCAGCCCAAGCAACTAAACGGGATTAATTCGAGTGATATTGATCCGGCAAATGGACCTGTATCACACGCTGTTTTGGCTACTAAGGAACAGCAAGCTAATAAAGATTTGTCTAACCCAAGTGCGCAAGCGGAGTTCTATAAACTTCTCTTGAAATCGAACTATCCGCAATACGTTGTTTCGAGATTTGAAACTCCTGGTATTACTTCATCGCCTGAATGTATGGCTTTGTATATGGAAGCTTTACAAAGGATCGGTAGGCACGCTGATGCTGAGTCTGTGAGGCAGACTTTGTTGACGACTGCTCCAGCTGGAAGTATTCCTCCTGCCGTGGCTTCATCTGGTGCTTCTTCCGCTGCATCGGCTAACGGTGCTGCTGCCCAAGTTACTGGAGGTGTTTCATCTGGTTATTCTGGCATCTATAATCCGTACATGGGATCCAAAAAGGAACCTCTACATGTTGTTGTCACTGAATCCACATTCTCTATTGTTTCCAGATGGTTAAAATGGTTGATCGTATTTGGTGCAGTTACATACGGTTTGACTGAAGGTTTCAAATACATTACAGAACATTCAACCCTCTTCAAGACAAATGAAGTCGCCGATAAATCTGTGGATGTTGCAAAGACTAATGTAAGATTTGATGACGTGCGGGGTTGTGACGAAGCTAGAGCTGAATTGGAGGAAATTGTCGATTTCTTAAAAGATCCTACCAAATACGAATCCTTGGGTGGTAAGTTACCTAAAGGTGTTCTATTGACCGGACCTCCAGGTACTGGTAAGACTTTATTGGCAAGAGCCACCGCCGGTGAAGCTGGTGTtgactttttcttcatGTCAGGGTCAGAGTTTGACGAAGTTTATGTAGGTGTTGGTGCCAAGCGTATCAGAGAGTTGTTTGCACAGGCCCGCGCTCGTGCCCCTGCTATTATCTTTATCGATGAATTGGATGCTATTGGAGGTAAGCGTAATCCCAAAGATCAAGCTTACGCAAAACAAactttgaatcaattgttGGTTGAATTGGATGGGTTTTCCCAAACAAGCGGTATAATTATCATCGGTGCCACTAACTTCCCAGAATCATTGGATAAGGCTTTGACAAGACCAGGTAGATTCGATAAGGTCGTCAATGTTGACTTACCTGATGTTCGCGGGCGTGCTGACATTTTGAGACATCATATGAAGAAGGTTACTGTTGCTCCTGATGTGGACCCAACTATCATTGCAAGAGGAACCCCAGGTCTTTCTGGTGCTgagttgatgaatttagTTAACCAAGCCGCCGTATACGCTTGTCAGAAAAATGCTATTGCTGTCGATATGCAGCACTTTGAATGGGCAAAGGATAAAATCTTGATGGGTGCTGAAAGGAAAACTATGGTTCTCACTGAAGCTACTAAAAGAGCCACCGCTTATCATGAAGCCGGGCATGCATTGATGGCACTGTACACTGCCGGGGCAACGCCATTATACAAAGCAACTATCTTGCCAAGAGGCAGGGCATTAGGTATCACTTTCCAACTTCCTGAAATGGATAAGGTGGACATCACTAAGAAAGAATGTCTAGCTAGGTTAGATGTGTGCATGGGTGGTAAGATTGCAGAAGAACTGATTTATGGTAAGGAAAATACTACCAGTGGTTGTGGTTCGGATTTACAAAATGCTACCAACACTGCTAGAGCAATGGTTACTCAGTACGGTATGAGTGAACAAGTCGGACCAGTAAATTTGGCTGATAAGTGGGACTCATGGTCTGGAAAAATTCGTGACGTTGCTGATAACGAAGTacttgaacttttgaaagcttCAGAAGATAGGACGAGAGCCTTATTAGCAGAAAGGGAAAAGGAATTGCATAGATTAGCTCAAGGATTAATGGAATACGAAACATTAGATAGTACCGAAATTCAGAAGGTATGCAAAGGAGAACCTATcaataaaatgaaaatggcCACTACTACGGTGGTTGAAGGACCAGACAGCGATGATCGTAAGGAAATCGGCGGtgataaatcaaaaattccGGTACTGATTAAAGCATGA